A window of the Salmo trutta chromosome 25, fSalTru1.1, whole genome shotgun sequence genome harbors these coding sequences:
- the LOC115162440 gene encoding gap junction beta-4 protein gives MNWAFLQGLLSGVNKYSTAFGRVWLSVVFLFRVMVFVVAAEKVWGDEQKDFQCNTAQPGCHNVCYDHFFPVSHIRLWALQLIFVTCPSFMVVMHVAYRDERERKHTLKYGEGCRKLYKNTGKKRGGLWWTYVLTLIFKIAVDGTFVYLIYHIYEGYDFPSLIKCEQKPCPNKVDCFISRPTEKRIFTIFMVVTSLACILLSFFEILYLVGKRCKECFTQMHQSRNAAIQSRQVAMATSLVIGGKNQMEPNSLKLPSKDASAPSYSQGWGVTGYM, from the coding sequence ATGAACTGGGCATTCCTCCAGGGCCTCCTCAGTGGGGTGAACAAGTACTCCACAGCGTTCGGCCGTGTCTGGCTGTCCGTTGTCTTCCTCTTCAGGGTCATGGTGTTTGTCGTGGCGGCAGAGAAGGTGTGGGGGGACGAGCAGAAGGACTTCCAGTGCAACACGGCCCAGCCTGGCTGCCATAACGTCTGTTATGACCACTTCTTCCCTGTGTCCCACATCCGCCTATGGGCCCTGCAGCTCATCTTTGTCACCTGTCCCTCCTTCATGGTGGTGATGCACGTGGCCTACAGAGATGAACGTGAGCGCAAACACACGCTCAAATATGGCGAGGGCTGTCGGAAACTTTACAAGAACACCGGCAAGAAGCGCGGGGGGCTGTGGTGGACCTACGTCCTGACCTTGATCTTCAAGATAGCCGTGGACGGCACATTTGTGTATTTAATCTATCATATCTACGAGGGCTATGACTTCCCCTCCCTCATCAAGTGTGAGCAGAAGCCCTGTCCCAACAAGGTGGACTGCTTCATCTCTCGCCCCACAGAGAAGCGTATCTTCACCATCTTCATGGTGGTCACCAGCCTGGCCTGTATCCTGCTATCTTTCTTCGAGATCCTGTACCTGGTGGGGAAACGATGTAAAGAGTGTTTCACCCAGATGCACCAATCACGCAACGCCGCCATCCAGTCACGCCAGGTGGCCATGGCTACCTCTCTAGTGATCGGTGGCAAGAATCAAATGGAGCCCAACTCTCTAAAGTTGCCCAGCAAGGATGCCTCAGCCCCATCTTAtagtcagggttggggagtaactggtTACATGTAA
- the LOC115162439 gene encoding peptidyl-prolyl cis-trans isomerase E: protein MHQSRVLLGSRVKGYKMAATKRVLYVGGLTEEVDEKVLHAAFIPFGDVTDIQIPIDYETEKHRGFAFIEFELAEDAAAAIDNMNESELFGRTIRVNIAKPMRIKEGSSRPVWSDDDWLKKFSGTTVEDAEVTESTGESAKSTTADGEPPAKKGRTNPQVYMDIKIGNKPAGRLRFLLRADIVPMTAENFRCLCTHEKGFGFKGSSFHRVIPQFMCQGGDFTNHNGTGGKSIYGRKFDDENFVLKHTAAGQLSMANSGANSNGSQFFITCDKTDWLDNKHVVFGELMEGMEVVKAMEAQGTKEGKPKQKVIISDCGEYV from the exons ATGCACCAATCACGAGTCTTGTTGGGTTCAAGGGTTAAAGGTTACAAGATGGCGGCGACCAAACGAGTGCTGTATGTTG GTGGTCTCACAGAGGAGGTGGACGAGAAAGTGCTGCACGCGGCATTCATTCCGTTCGGGGATGTCACAGACATTCAGATTCCAATAGACTATGAAACAG AAAAGCACAGAGGCTTCGCCTTCATTGAATTTGAATTGGCAGAG GATGCTGCAGCTGCTATTGATAATATG AATGAGTCCGAGTTGTTTGGAAGAACCATCCGGGTCAACATTGCCAAACCTATGAGGATCAAAGAGGGCTCTTCTCGTCCAG TTTGGTCGGATGATGATTGGCTGAAGAAGTTCTCGGGAACGACTGTCGAAGACGCTGAGGTTACGGAGTCCACTGGAGAATCAGCCAAATCAACAACAGCAGAT GGCGAGCCCCCAGCCAAGAAGGGCAGAACGAACCCCCAGGTTTACATGGACATCAAGATTGGCAACAAGCCAGCAGGGAGACTGCGCTTCCTGCTCCGAGCAGACATTGTTCCTATGACAGCAG AAAACTTCCGCTGCTTGTGCACACATGAGAAGGGCTTTGGCTTCAAAGGCAGCAGTTTCCACCGCGTCATCCCTCAGTTCATGTGTCAGGGAGGAGACTTCACCAACCACAACGGTACTGGGGGCAAGTCCATCTACGGGCGCAAGTTTGATGATGAGAACTTTGTCCTCAAACACACTGCTGCAG GTCAGCTCTCAATGGCTAACTCTGGAGCAAACAGCAACGGCTCTCAGTTCTTCATCACCTGCGATAAAACGGATTGGCTGGATAACAAACATGTGGTGTTTGGAGAGTTGATGGAGGGTATGGAGGTGGTCAAAGCCATGGAG GCACAAGGAACAAAAGAAGGCAAGCCCAAGCAAAAAGTGATCATTTCAGACTGTGGAGAGTATGTTTGA
- the LOC115162438 gene encoding polyadenylate-binding protein 4, with product MNTETTGSYPMASLYVGDLHPDITEAMLYEKFSPAGPVLSIRVCRDMITRRSLGYAYVNFSQPTDAERALDTMNFDVVKGKPIRIMWSQRDPSLRKSGVGNVFIKNLDKTIDNKALYDTFSAFGNILSCKVVCDENGSKGYAFVHFETQDAADRAIEKMNGMLLNDRKVFVGRFKSRKEREAELGAKAKEFTNVYIKNFGDDMNDDKLKEMFDQYGRILSVKVMTDPSGKSRGFGFVSYEKHEDANKACEEMNGQEFNGKTVFVGRAQKKIERQGELKRKFEMLKQERISRYQGVNLYIKNLDDTIDDEKLRKEFTPFGSITSAKVMLEEGRSKGFGFVCFSSPEEATKAVTEMNGRIVGSKPLYVALAQRKEERKAHLTNQYMQRITGMRAMPANAIINQFQPASGYFMPAVPQGQNRTTYYAPNQLTQMRPNPRWQQQGGRGQGGFQGMPNSLRQPGPRANLRHLAPNASAQGPRGMGPAGAQRVGGAGQAMGPRPSMGVPAPRAMPPYKYATSIRNTNPQVVQPIALQQAQPAVHVQGQEPLTSSMLASAPPQEQKQMLGERLFPLIQAMHPSLAGKITGMLLEIDNSELLHMLESHESLRSKVEEAVAVLQAHQAKKDATQKVGVIPTTTAASTS from the exons ATGAACACAGAGACTACAGGGAGTTATCCAATGGCTTCTCTCTATGTTGGCGATCTGCACCCTGATATCACGGAGGCTATGCTGTATGAGAAATTCAGCCCAGCAGGACCGGTGTTGTCTATTCGAGTATGTCGTGATATGATCACCCGACGCTCTCTGGGTTATGCCTATGTGAATTTCTCGCAACCCACCGACG CCGAGAGAGCCCTGGACACCATGAACTTTGACGTGGTGAAAGGGAAGCCAATCAGAATCATGTGGTCACAGAGAGACCCCTCCCTCAGGAAGTCTGGGGTGGGCAACGTGTTCATCAAGAACCTGGACAAGACCATCGACAACAAGGCACTCTATGACACCTTCTCTGCCTTTGGGAACATTCTATCTTGCAAA GTTGTGTGTGATGAGAATGGATCCAAAGGATATGCGTTTGTGCACTTTGAGACGCAGGACGCAGCCGACCGCGCCATTGAAAAGATGAACGGCATGCTTCTGAACGACCGCAAGGT GTTCGTTGGACGTTTCAAGTCTCggaaggagagggaggcagaACTCGGGGCCAAAGCAAAGGAGTTCACCAACGTCTACATCAAGAACTTTGGAGACGACATGAACGATGACAAGCTAAAGGAAATGTTTGACCAATACG GTAGAATTCTCAGTGTGAAGGTTATGACCGACCCCAGTGGCAAATCTCGAGGCTTTGGCTTTGTGAGTTACGAGAAACACGAGGATGCTAACAAG GCATGTGAGGAGATGAACGGCCAAGAGTTCAATGGGAAGACGGTGTTTGTGGGACGCGCTCAAAAGAAGATTGAACGGCAGGGGGAGCTGAAGAGGAAGTTTGAGATGCTGAAACAGGAGAGGATCAGCCGTTACCAG GGCGTTAACCTTTACATTAAAAACTTGGACGACACCATTGACGATGAGAAACTGCGCAAGGAATTCACCCCATTCGGGTCCATCACCAGTGCCAAA gtgatgcTGGAGGAGGGGCGGTCCAAGGGCTTTGGGTTTGTCTGCTTCTCCTCTCCTGAGGAGGCCACCAAGGCTGTGACTGAGATGAACGGGCGCATTGTGGGCTCCAAGCCCCTCTACGTGGCCTTGGCTCAGCGCAAAGAAGAGCGCAAGGCCCACCTCACTAACCAGTACATGCAGCGCATCACTGGCATGAGGGCCATGCCTGCCAACGCCATCATCAACCAGTTCCAGCCCGCCAGCGGATACTTCATGCCTGCAGTACCTCag gGACAAAACAGGACCACCTACTATGCACCCAATCAGCTGACCCAAATGAGGCCCAACCCCCGCTGGCAGCAGCAGGGTGGCAGAGGCCAAG gtGGGTTCCAGGGGATGCCCAACTCCCTGCGCCAGCCTGGTCCACGTGCCAACCTGAGACACCTGGCTCCCAACGCCAGCGCCCAGGGCCCACGAGGCATGGGGCCTGCTGGAGCTCAGAGAGTTG GAGGTGCTGGCCAGGCCATGGGTCCTCGTCCTTCCATGGGAGTTCCTGCCCCTCGTGCCATGCCACCCTACAAGTACGCCACCAGCATACGCAACACTAACCCCCAAGTGGTGCAGCCCATCGCCTTACAGCAG GCTCAGCCAGCTGTACATGTGCAGGGTCAGGAGCCTCTCACATCCTCCATGCTGGCTTCTGCACCCCCTCAGGAGCAGAAGCAGATGCTGG gGGAGCGCCTGTTCCCCCTGATCCAGGCCATGCACCCCAGCTTGGCAGGGAAGATCACTGGAATGCTGCTTGAGATCGACAACTCTGAGCTGCTGCACATGCTGGAGTCCCACGAATCCCTGCGCTCCAAG gtgGAGGAGGCTGTTGCTGTTCTGCAGGCCCACCAGGCAAAGAAGGATGCCACACAGAAAGTGGGAGTCATCCCTACAACCACTGCTGCCTCTACTTCCTGA